A portion of the Bifidobacterium lemurum genome contains these proteins:
- a CDS encoding prephenate dehydrogenase — protein MVEKTNAIEHRAPSGGDPSVIGVVGLGLIGGSLARRLVDRGRTVVAWNHRPHPYEQARRDGIICEDSLAGLVAANPDVLVLCNPLKAMPAILAELKPLLDACPNVTLTDVGSVKGMVREQVEAAGLGSRYVGAHPMAGNERSGWSAADPHLYDDALWAITVDADTAYDRFLAVARFVVDAVGDRAIVLDDDTHDRAAALISHMPHAVATALINELVDDPIRNIAAALAAGSWRDMTRVALTDPDRTRAMIEEDAANVETLLRHMATRLNAVADQLHDGDADALTEFFAAGQPFRDYKAAANTRKDISDAAAGQAESAATQPLAIPHDGWQRALLESALRGEHIVAVVDDREMRVSVRSRV, from the coding sequence GTGGTAGAGAAGACGAACGCCATCGAACATCGAGCGCCATCAGGCGGCGATCCGTCCGTCATCGGCGTGGTCGGACTCGGACTGATCGGCGGATCGCTCGCCCGCAGACTGGTCGACCGCGGACGGACGGTGGTGGCATGGAACCACCGCCCGCATCCGTACGAGCAGGCGCGCCGCGACGGCATCATCTGTGAGGATTCGCTCGCCGGGCTCGTGGCCGCGAACCCCGACGTGCTGGTGCTGTGCAATCCGCTCAAAGCCATGCCCGCCATCCTCGCCGAACTCAAACCGTTGTTGGACGCATGCCCGAACGTCACGCTCACCGATGTGGGCAGCGTCAAGGGCATGGTGCGCGAACAGGTCGAGGCCGCCGGCTTGGGGAGTCGGTATGTGGGCGCTCATCCGATGGCCGGCAACGAGCGTTCCGGCTGGAGCGCGGCCGACCCGCATCTCTACGACGATGCCCTGTGGGCGATTACCGTCGACGCGGACACGGCGTATGATCGTTTCCTCGCCGTGGCCCGGTTCGTCGTCGACGCGGTGGGAGACAGGGCGATCGTCCTCGACGACGACACCCATGACCGCGCCGCCGCGCTGATCTCCCACATGCCGCATGCGGTCGCCACCGCGCTGATCAACGAACTGGTGGATGACCCCATCCGCAACATCGCCGCCGCGCTGGCCGCCGGCTCATGGCGCGATATGACGCGCGTGGCGCTCACCGATCCCGATCGCACGCGCGCGATGATCGAAGAGGACGCGGCCAACGTCGAAACCCTGCTGCGTCATATGGCCACGCGACTCAACGCCGTGGCCGACCAGCTGCATGATGGGGACGCGGACGCATTGACGGAGTTCTTCGCCGCGGGCCAGCCGTTCAGGGACTACAAGGCGGCGGCGAACACGCGAAAGGATATCTCCGATGCCGCCGCAGGGCAGGCGGAATCCGCTGCGACGCAACCGCTGGCGATTCCCCATGACGGATGGCAGCGAGCGCTGTTGGAGTCGGCCCTGCGCGGCGAGCATATCGTCGCCGTCGTGGACGACCGTGAGATGCGCGTGTCCGTGCGCTCGCGCGTGTGA
- a CDS encoding alcohol dehydrogenase, with translation MTQSDIASENALLPWSHRQNAAVRIAVTLLAGAGSALIGTLAHRMGASSNIPYGLALAFAVMGLSAWCARARLDVSGLALHLIASSATAWGVALSTTSSNALIVIRFSAELPFFSEHAGNIWLYGLIAIQVAMALMPDRWFVVPPRTVIDRDAEHRDDAQPANDDQ, from the coding sequence ATGACTCAATCCGACATCGCCTCCGAGAACGCCCTGCTGCCATGGAGCCACCGCCAGAACGCCGCGGTGCGCATCGCCGTCACCCTGCTTGCGGGCGCGGGTTCGGCTCTGATCGGCACCTTGGCCCACCGCATGGGCGCGTCGTCCAATATTCCCTACGGTCTTGCGCTGGCGTTCGCGGTCATGGGACTGTCGGCATGGTGCGCGCGGGCCCGGCTCGACGTCAGCGGGCTGGCGCTGCATCTGATTGCCTCGTCGGCCACCGCGTGGGGTGTGGCGCTGAGCACCACCAGCTCCAACGCGCTGATCGTGATCAGATTCAGTGCCGAACTGCCGTTCTTCAGCGAACACGCGGGAAACATCTGGCTGTACGGTCTGATCGCGATTCAGGTGGCGATGGCGCTGATGCCCGACCGGTGGTTCGTGGTCCCTCCCAGAACCGTCATCGACCGGGACGCGGAACACCGTGACGATGCTCAGCCGGCCAACGACGATCAATAG
- the typA gene encoding translational GTPase TypA, giving the protein MAVRGDIRNVAIVAHVDHGKTTLVNAMLQQSHVFSEREEVPDRVMDSNDLEREKGITILAKNTAVQYTGPLAEKYGHPEGITLNIIDTPGHADFGGEVERGISMVDGVVLLVDASEGPLPQTRFVLRKALEAKLPVILCVNKVDRPDARIEEVVGEASDLLLGLADDVQHEGVDLDLDALLELPVIYCAAKAGYASVNQPADGGLPDNEDLEPLFEAIISNIPAPEYEEGEPLQAHVANIDSSDFLGRLGLVRIYNGTLEKGKTYGLSRVDGSVANFRVSELLRTQGLERIPVTSAGPGDIVAVAGVNDIMIGETIVDPSDPKPLPLIHVDDPAISMTFGINDSPLAGTEGKDHKLTARMIKDRLDRELIGNVSIKVLPTDRPDAWEVQGRGELALAVLAEQMRREGYELTVGRPQVVTKTIDGVINEPMENTTIDVPEEYMGTVTQLMADRKGRMDSMTNHGSGWVRLQFTVPSRGLIGFRTALLSSTRGTGIASSISAGYAPWAGKITIRQNGSMVCDRKGIATPYAMQRLQARGNFFVDPQSPVYEGQVVGVNNKPDELDVNITLAKHMTNMRSSTADVLETLTPPIRMSLEESLDFANEDECVEVTPEAIRVRKIILNREDWYKWRAKQRRQNAQQG; this is encoded by the coding sequence ATGGCGGTTCGCGGTGATATCCGTAATGTGGCGATCGTGGCTCACGTCGACCACGGCAAGACCACGCTGGTCAATGCCATGCTCCAGCAGTCCCACGTCTTCTCCGAGCGTGAGGAGGTCCCCGACCGCGTGATGGACTCCAACGATCTGGAACGCGAGAAGGGCATCACCATCCTCGCCAAGAACACGGCCGTGCAGTACACCGGCCCGCTGGCCGAGAAGTACGGCCACCCCGAGGGCATCACCCTCAACATCATCGACACCCCCGGCCACGCCGACTTCGGCGGCGAGGTGGAACGCGGCATCTCCATGGTCGACGGCGTGGTGCTGCTCGTCGACGCTTCCGAAGGCCCGCTGCCGCAGACCCGCTTCGTGCTGCGCAAGGCCCTCGAGGCCAAGCTGCCGGTGATTCTGTGCGTCAACAAGGTGGACCGTCCCGACGCGCGCATCGAAGAGGTCGTGGGCGAGGCCTCCGACCTGCTGCTCGGCCTGGCCGACGACGTGCAGCACGAAGGCGTCGACCTCGACCTCGACGCGCTGCTCGAACTGCCGGTGATCTACTGCGCCGCCAAGGCCGGCTACGCCTCCGTGAACCAGCCCGCCGACGGCGGACTGCCCGACAACGAGGACCTCGAGCCGCTGTTCGAGGCGATCATCTCCAACATTCCCGCCCCCGAATACGAGGAGGGCGAGCCGCTGCAGGCCCATGTCGCCAACATCGACTCTTCCGACTTCCTCGGACGACTCGGCCTCGTGCGCATCTACAACGGCACGCTGGAGAAGGGCAAAACCTACGGTCTGAGCCGTGTGGACGGATCCGTCGCGAACTTCCGCGTCTCCGAGCTGCTGCGCACGCAGGGCCTGGAGCGCATCCCCGTCACCTCCGCGGGCCCCGGCGACATCGTCGCCGTCGCCGGCGTGAACGACATCATGATCGGCGAGACCATCGTCGATCCGTCCGATCCGAAGCCCCTGCCGCTCATCCATGTGGACGATCCGGCCATCTCCATGACCTTCGGCATCAACGACTCCCCGCTGGCCGGCACCGAAGGCAAGGACCACAAGCTCACCGCCCGCATGATCAAGGACCGCCTCGACCGCGAGCTCATCGGCAACGTGTCCATCAAGGTGCTGCCCACCGACCGTCCCGACGCCTGGGAGGTGCAGGGCCGCGGCGAACTCGCCCTGGCCGTGCTCGCCGAGCAGATGCGCCGCGAAGGCTACGAGCTCACCGTCGGCCGTCCGCAGGTGGTCACTAAAACCATCGACGGCGTGATCAACGAGCCGATGGAGAACACCACCATCGACGTGCCCGAGGAGTACATGGGCACCGTCACCCAGCTCATGGCCGACCGCAAGGGCCGCATGGACTCCATGACCAACCACGGCTCCGGCTGGGTGCGTCTGCAGTTCACCGTGCCGAGCCGCGGTCTGATCGGCTTCCGCACCGCCCTGCTCTCATCCACGCGCGGCACCGGCATCGCCTCGTCGATCTCCGCCGGATACGCGCCGTGGGCCGGCAAGATCACCATCCGCCAGAACGGCTCCATGGTGTGCGACCGCAAGGGCATCGCCACCCCGTACGCCATGCAGCGTCTGCAGGCGCGAGGCAACTTCTTCGTCGACCCGCAGTCCCCGGTCTACGAAGGCCAGGTCGTGGGCGTGAACAACAAGCCCGACGAGCTCGACGTGAACATCACGCTGGCCAAGCATATGACCAACATGCGCTCCTCCACCGCCGACGTGCTCGAAACCCTCACCCCGCCGATCCGCATGAGCCTCGAGGAGTCGTTGGACTTCGCCAACGAGGACGAATGCGTTGAGGTGACCCCCGAGGCGATCCGCGTGCGTAAGATCATCCTCAACCGCGAGGACTGGTACAAGTGGCGCGCCAAGCAGCGCAGGCAGAACGCTCAGCAGGGCTGA
- a CDS encoding MFS transporter — MTTAQTSPSARPAAARADGMLTRNERLDRLPFNKAHRKLLVASGIGWAFDAMDVGLVSFVVAAIAADPHFNLSATEKSWVLSIGFVGMAIGAALGGFVADRVGRKTVFAATLVIFGLANAGMAFSWTLAALLIARFVIGLGLGAELPVASTLVSEFSPTAQRGRMTVLLESFWAVGWIIAAMIGYFVIPNTGDWGWRWALLIGALPLLYAIVTRAHIPESVRFLEAQGREDEAEKAVRYFEAASGVAPVDSPKGHPLPKIRTRELFGSKYIARTAAIWATWFFVNFSYYGAFTWMPSLLADQFGSLTKSFGYTLAISIAQLPGYFLAAWLVEVWGRRKTLSVFLAVSAVAAFLFSQAGSVALVLVFGMLLSASNLGAWGVLYAVTPEIYPTRLRGAAAGAAAACGRVAAIIAPLLVPWFLTMSGGDKTVAFVIFAAAFVLACVAALCLPERKGLDLED; from the coding sequence ATGACCACAGCACAGACATCGCCATCGGCGCGGCCCGCGGCGGCGCGCGCGGACGGTATGCTCACCCGCAACGAGCGTCTCGACCGGCTGCCGTTCAACAAAGCGCATCGCAAACTTCTGGTCGCCTCCGGCATCGGCTGGGCGTTCGACGCCATGGACGTCGGCCTGGTGTCGTTCGTCGTCGCCGCCATCGCCGCCGACCCGCATTTCAACCTCAGCGCCACGGAGAAATCGTGGGTGCTCTCCATCGGATTCGTCGGCATGGCCATCGGCGCCGCCCTGGGCGGTTTCGTGGCCGACCGGGTGGGCCGCAAAACCGTGTTCGCCGCCACGCTGGTGATCTTCGGCCTGGCCAACGCCGGCATGGCCTTCAGCTGGACCCTGGCCGCGCTGCTCATCGCCCGCTTCGTCATCGGCTTGGGATTGGGCGCGGAACTGCCGGTGGCCTCCACCTTGGTGTCCGAGTTCTCGCCGACCGCGCAGCGCGGGCGCATGACCGTGCTGTTGGAGTCCTTCTGGGCCGTCGGCTGGATCATCGCGGCGATGATCGGCTACTTCGTGATTCCGAACACCGGCGACTGGGGTTGGCGCTGGGCGCTGCTCATCGGCGCGCTGCCGTTGCTGTACGCCATCGTCACCCGCGCGCACATCCCCGAATCCGTGCGATTCCTCGAGGCGCAGGGCCGCGAGGACGAGGCCGAGAAGGCCGTGCGGTATTTCGAAGCGGCCTCGGGCGTCGCTCCGGTCGATTCCCCCAAGGGGCATCCGCTGCCGAAGATCAGGACGCGCGAGCTCTTCGGATCCAAGTACATCGCCCGCACCGCGGCCATCTGGGCCACCTGGTTCTTCGTGAACTTCTCCTACTATGGCGCGTTCACCTGGATGCCGAGCCTGCTGGCCGACCAGTTCGGTTCTCTGACCAAATCCTTCGGCTACACCCTGGCGATCTCCATCGCCCAGCTTCCCGGCTATTTCCTCGCCGCGTGGCTGGTGGAGGTCTGGGGCCGCCGCAAAACCCTGAGTGTGTTCCTCGCCGTCTCCGCCGTGGCAGCCTTCCTGTTCTCGCAGGCCGGTTCCGTGGCTCTGGTGCTGGTGTTCGGCATGCTGCTGTCCGCCTCGAACCTCGGCGCGTGGGGCGTGCTCTACGCCGTGACGCCGGAGATCTACCCGACCCGTCTGCGCGGCGCCGCAGCCGGAGCGGCCGCCGCCTGCGGCCGTGTGGCCGCCATCATCGCGCCGCTGCTGGTGCCGTGGTTCCTGACCATGTCGGGCGGCGACAAGACGGTCGCCTTCGTCATCTTCGCCGCCGCGTTCGTGTTGGCCTGCGTCGCGGCCCTGTGCCTGCCCGAACGCAAGGGCCTCGATCTGGAGGATTAG
- a CDS encoding NUDIX hydrolase, with translation MGIGNVSERRLQSPHVGVSVVILALGPGSDDASSASVDTDDGASSKTTSPVPRQAVPHRRLWMPLVRRTRQPYLGMWALPGEDVSADETLEHAACKALESTTALTPRYLEQLRAFGGPDRSQGGLPMVTVVYWAMVGRTETWTPDSIDDMRWFAEDELPELAFDHRQIVDYALRRLRTTIEYPDVVARLIGPTFTLRQLHGVVEAIAGQTVDLANFRRRILASGELEDTGEKIREGRQRPAAVYRYVPRAERDAASWTRGLFGDELHRINQELRLRRESDARAFDDPLSALVPHRG, from the coding sequence ATGGGCATCGGCAATGTTTCGGAGAGACGGCTGCAATCGCCGCACGTCGGCGTCTCCGTCGTCATTCTGGCGCTGGGCCCGGGCTCCGATGACGCCTCGTCCGCGTCCGTCGATACCGATGACGGCGCCTCGTCGAAAACCACATCGCCGGTTCCGCGGCAGGCCGTCCCGCACCGCCGACTCTGGATGCCGTTGGTGCGCCGCACCCGACAGCCGTATCTCGGCATGTGGGCGCTGCCCGGCGAAGACGTCAGCGCCGATGAGACCTTGGAACACGCCGCGTGCAAGGCGTTGGAATCCACCACCGCGTTGACTCCGCGCTATCTCGAGCAGCTGCGCGCCTTCGGCGGGCCCGACCGCTCGCAAGGCGGCCTGCCCATGGTCACCGTCGTCTACTGGGCGATGGTGGGGCGGACGGAGACCTGGACACCCGATTCCATCGACGATATGCGGTGGTTCGCCGAAGACGAGCTTCCCGAACTGGCGTTCGACCACCGGCAGATCGTCGACTACGCGCTGCGTCGCCTGCGTACGACCATCGAATATCCCGACGTCGTCGCTCGTCTCATCGGCCCCACCTTCACCCTGCGCCAGTTGCACGGCGTGGTCGAGGCCATCGCCGGACAGACGGTCGATCTGGCCAACTTCCGCCGCAGGATCCTCGCCTCGGGCGAACTGGAGGACACGGGGGAGAAGATCCGCGAAGGCCGGCAACGTCCCGCCGCCGTCTACCGCTATGTGCCTCGCGCCGAGCGCGACGCCGCCTCATGGACGCGCGGACTGTTCGGCGACGAGCTCCATCGCATCAATCAGGAACTGCGGCTCAGGCGCGAATCGGACGCGCGCGCCTTCGACGACCCGCTTTCGGCGCTGGTCCCGCACCGCGGATAG
- the scpB gene encoding SMC-Scp complex subunit ScpB produces MNSENASSSRPEYVDFTVDDFPGGLNACVEAILMVADQPQQAEDLARVLAVDEDAVEGALETLRESYEAEHRGFELRHTARGWQFANRLEFEPVVSAFVTDGQTARLSQAALEALAIVAYKQPVTRAQIAAIRGVNSDGVVRSLTVRGLVREEGTDPDSRAALLVTSGLFLEKMGLESLDQLPSLAPFMPSPESALREAQSEE; encoded by the coding sequence ATGAACAGCGAGAACGCCTCTTCCAGCCGCCCCGAATACGTGGATTTCACCGTGGATGATTTTCCCGGAGGCCTGAACGCCTGTGTGGAGGCGATTCTGATGGTCGCTGACCAGCCGCAGCAGGCGGAGGATCTCGCGCGCGTGCTCGCCGTGGACGAGGATGCGGTCGAAGGGGCGTTGGAGACGCTGCGCGAATCCTATGAGGCGGAACATCGCGGATTCGAACTGCGTCATACCGCGCGTGGCTGGCAGTTCGCCAACCGTTTGGAATTCGAGCCGGTGGTGTCCGCCTTCGTGACCGACGGGCAGACCGCCCGCCTCAGCCAGGCCGCGTTGGAGGCGCTGGCCATCGTGGCCTACAAGCAGCCGGTGACCCGCGCGCAGATCGCCGCCATCCGCGGCGTGAATTCCGATGGCGTGGTCCGTTCGCTCACCGTGCGCGGGCTGGTGCGCGAGGAGGGTACGGATCCCGATTCGCGTGCGGCGCTGCTGGTCACCTCGGGTCTGTTTTTGGAGAAGATGGGATTGGAATCCTTGGATCAGCTGCCGTCGCTGGCACCGTTCATGCCGAGTCCGGAATCCGCGTTGCGTGAGGCGCAATCCGAGGAATAG
- a CDS encoding segregation and condensation protein A has product MDEIERLIADQTDVPSETESASGFHVDLEVYSGPFDALLGMIANNRLELTEVSLSTITEEFLAYARTLDFARDMDEASAFLDVASILVEAKSVALLPGGEDERRDEQSLEALRERDLLFARLLQYRAFKQASNDFRARFAANSGRFPHPGVVDDTVAAMLPELAWTLGAEDLARLAAQVFANAPVSQVSVHQLHVPLVDLRAQSALVRDRLRALPAGESITFAQLTEDAEHRIEIVARFLAVLAFFKQGAVQFRQDGPYAPLHLRWMPGVDDEMSDVNISERDFA; this is encoded by the coding sequence ATGGATGAGATCGAACGGCTGATCGCCGACCAGACGGACGTCCCGTCCGAGACGGAGTCGGCTTCCGGATTCCATGTGGATCTGGAGGTGTATTCCGGTCCCTTCGACGCGTTGCTCGGCATGATCGCCAACAATCGGCTGGAGCTCACCGAGGTGTCGTTGTCCACCATCACCGAGGAGTTCCTCGCCTACGCGCGCACGTTGGATTTCGCGCGCGATATGGACGAGGCCAGCGCATTCCTCGACGTCGCCTCGATTCTGGTGGAGGCGAAAAGCGTCGCCTTGCTGCCGGGCGGCGAGGACGAGCGCCGCGACGAGCAGAGTCTCGAAGCCCTGCGCGAACGCGATCTGCTGTTCGCGAGGCTGTTGCAGTACCGCGCGTTCAAACAGGCGTCCAATGATTTCCGCGCGCGCTTCGCCGCGAATTCCGGCCGGTTCCCCCATCCCGGCGTGGTGGACGACACCGTGGCGGCCATGCTGCCCGAACTCGCCTGGACTTTGGGCGCGGAGGATCTGGCCAGGCTGGCGGCCCAGGTGTTCGCCAACGCGCCCGTCTCGCAGGTCAGCGTCCACCAGCTGCATGTGCCGCTGGTCGACCTGCGCGCCCAATCAGCTCTGGTGCGCGACCGGCTGCGCGCGTTGCCGGCGGGGGAGTCGATCACCTTCGCCCAGCTCACCGAGGATGCGGAGCATCGCATCGAAATCGTGGCCCGGTTCCTGGCCGTTCTCGCCTTCTTCAAACAAGGCGCCGTCCAGTTCAGGCAGGACGGGCCGTATGCTCCGCTGCACCTGAGATGGATGCCCGGCGTGGACGACGAGATGTCCGATGTGAATATCAGCGAAAGGGATTTTGCATAA
- a CDS encoding ParA family protein, protein MPTDLLGRVYETFPAPEPLRQHGPARVIAMCNQKGGVGKTTSSINIAGALSQYGRRVLIVDFDPQGAATVGLGINANTVENTIYTALFNPSMDPHEVVHHTAFEDIDIIPANIDLSAAEVQLVTEVGREQVLAGVLRRLKAEYDVIIIDCQPSLGLLTVNALTAADGVIIPVAAEFFALRGVALLMQSIDKVRSRINPDLQVYGVLVTMFTKTLHCEEVLQRIYEAFDDKVFHTVISRSIKLPDSTVAAAPITIFAPGHKTSKEYREVARELVSRGIIA, encoded by the coding sequence ATGCCTACGGATTTGCTTGGACGCGTCTACGAAACCTTCCCCGCCCCCGAACCGCTGCGTCAGCACGGTCCGGCGCGGGTCATCGCCATGTGCAACCAGAAGGGCGGCGTGGGCAAAACCACCAGCTCCATCAATATCGCCGGCGCGCTCAGCCAGTACGGCCGCCGTGTGCTGATCGTCGATTTCGACCCGCAGGGCGCGGCCACGGTGGGATTGGGCATCAACGCGAACACGGTGGAGAACACCATCTACACGGCGTTGTTCAACCCGTCCATGGACCCGCATGAGGTGGTGCACCACACCGCCTTCGAGGACATCGACATCATCCCCGCGAACATCGACCTGTCCGCGGCCGAGGTGCAGCTGGTCACCGAGGTCGGGCGCGAACAGGTGCTGGCCGGCGTGCTGCGCAGGCTCAAGGCCGAATACGACGTGATCATCATCGACTGCCAGCCCTCGCTCGGCCTGCTCACCGTCAACGCGCTCACCGCGGCGGATGGAGTGATCATCCCCGTGGCCGCCGAGTTCTTCGCCCTGCGCGGCGTGGCCCTACTCATGCAGTCCATCGACAAGGTGCGCAGCCGCATCAATCCCGATCTGCAGGTGTACGGCGTGCTGGTGACGATGTTCACCAAGACCCTGCACTGCGAGGAGGTGCTGCAGCGCATCTACGAGGCGTTCGACGACAAGGTGTTCCACACGGTGATCTCACGTTCCATCAAACTGCCGGATTCCACCGTGGCCGCCGCTCCGATCACCATCTTCGCGCCCGGGCACAAAACCAGCAAGGAATACCGCGAGGTGGCGCGCGAGCTGGTGTCGCGGGGCATCATCGCCTGA
- the xerD gene encoding site-specific tyrosine recombinase XerD, which yields MTYGFAPLLEQFLAHIDVERGLAPSTVKAYESDLGKYFDWLDTQGIDDLSRITRHDVERYVASLDDAGESARSKARRLASVHEFHKFALTQHVVSDDVSASVKAPKGASTLPDVLTVDEVSRLLDAVAPVVPNAEDGALDPVELRDKALLEFMYATGCRVSEATGANLEDVDLDERVARLMGKGSKQRLVPVGGYACAALRRYLERSRPELERRAHAPNVERRALFLNKRGRRLSRQSVWEIVRGAGERAHIAKPLHPHTLRHSFATHLIQGGADVRTVQELLGHASVTTTQIYTHVAPENLIEAYLTAHPRAR from the coding sequence ATGACTTACGGATTCGCGCCGCTGCTCGAGCAGTTCCTCGCCCATATCGATGTGGAACGCGGATTGGCCCCGTCCACGGTGAAGGCGTACGAATCCGATCTCGGCAAATACTTCGACTGGCTGGACACCCAAGGCATCGACGACCTTTCCCGCATCACCCGCCATGACGTGGAACGCTACGTCGCCTCGCTCGACGACGCCGGCGAAAGCGCGCGCAGCAAGGCCCGTCGTCTTGCCAGCGTGCATGAGTTCCACAAATTCGCCCTGACCCAGCATGTCGTGTCCGATGACGTATCGGCTTCGGTGAAGGCGCCCAAAGGCGCGTCCACCCTGCCGGACGTGCTGACGGTGGACGAGGTGTCGCGCTTGCTCGACGCGGTCGCCCCGGTCGTTCCGAACGCCGAAGACGGCGCCCTCGATCCGGTGGAGCTGCGCGACAAGGCGCTGCTCGAATTCATGTACGCCACCGGATGCCGTGTCTCCGAGGCCACCGGCGCGAATCTGGAGGACGTCGACCTTGACGAGCGGGTCGCCCGTCTGATGGGCAAAGGATCCAAACAGCGTCTGGTGCCGGTCGGAGGCTACGCGTGCGCGGCCCTGCGCCGCTATCTCGAACGGTCTCGTCCCGAACTCGAACGCCGGGCGCACGCACCGAACGTCGAACGGCGCGCGTTGTTCCTCAACAAGCGGGGCCGTCGGCTGTCCCGCCAATCGGTGTGGGAGATCGTGCGCGGCGCGGGGGAGCGCGCCCATATCGCCAAACCGCTGCACCCCCACACCCTGCGGCATTCCTTCGCCACGCATCTGATCCAGGGAGGCGCTGACGTGCGCACCGTGCAGGAGCTGCTGGGACACGCCAGCGTCACCACCACGCAGATCTACACGCATGTCGCGCCGGAGAACCTCATCGAGGCGTATCTGACCGCCCATCCGCGCGCGAGGTGA
- the rplT gene encoding 50S ribosomal protein L20 — protein sequence MARVKRAVNAHKKRRVVLERASGYRGQRSRLYRKAKEQLLHSFNYNFRDRKARKGDFRKLWIQRINAAVRAEGITYNRFIQGLKLAGIELDRRALAELAVSDPETFKAIVDAAKAALPEDVNAPVEV from the coding sequence ATGGCACGTGTCAAGCGCGCAGTGAACGCCCACAAGAAGCGTCGCGTCGTTCTCGAGAGGGCTTCCGGCTACCGCGGCCAGCGCTCCCGTCTGTACCGCAAGGCCAAGGAGCAGCTGCTTCACTCCTTTAACTACAACTTCCGCGACCGCAAGGCCCGCAAGGGCGACTTCCGCAAGCTGTGGATCCAGCGCATCAACGCCGCGGTCCGCGCCGAGGGCATCACCTACAACCGCTTCATCCAGGGTCTGAAGCTGGCCGGCATCGAGCTGGACCGCCGCGCCCTCGCCGAGCTGGCCGTGTCCGATCCCGAGACCTTCAAGGCCATCGTGGACGCCGCCAAGGCCGCCCTGCCCGAGGATGTGAACGCCCCGGTCGAGGTCTGA
- the rpmI gene encoding 50S ribosomal protein L35 gives MPKMKSNSAASKRVRVTGKGKLMQVGSAMRHNLEHKSSRKRRALSTDTVIAAPQAKKLKRMLNK, from the coding sequence ATGCCGAAGATGAAAAGTAATTCCGCCGCTTCCAAGCGCGTCCGTGTCACCGGCAAGGGCAAGCTGATGCAGGTCGGCAGCGCCATGCGCCACAACCTTGAGCACAAGTCGTCCCGCAAGCGTCGCGCGCTGTCCACCGACACCGTGATCGCCGCCCCGCAGGCCAAGAAGCTCAAGCGCATGCTCAACAAGTGA
- the infC gene encoding translation initiation factor IF-3, which produces MRIGVIISDEPRINDEIRVPQVRLIGPKGEQVGVIATAVALNLAKEANLDLVEVAPNAKPPVAKLIDYGKFKYNEKIKAREARRNQSTAEIKEIRFRLKIDDHDFEVKKGHVTRFLNGGDKVKVTIMLRGREQSRPIGGVELLQRLAADVEEFGTVESQPKQEGRNIIMTLAPKGKKVHTQSEQRRRGDQSRAERQARQAARLAAKQEAQAQAMAEANAKIAPQTSEQKNNTKEGSNAEDEK; this is translated from the coding sequence ATGAGGATTGGAGTCATCATCAGCGACGAACCACGCATTAACGACGAGATTCGCGTCCCGCAGGTACGCCTGATCGGCCCGAAGGGTGAGCAGGTGGGAGTCATCGCGACCGCGGTCGCCCTCAACCTGGCGAAGGAAGCGAACCTCGATCTCGTCGAGGTGGCGCCCAACGCGAAGCCTCCGGTTGCGAAGCTCATCGACTACGGCAAGTTCAAGTACAACGAGAAGATCAAGGCCCGTGAGGCCCGCCGTAACCAGAGCACGGCGGAGATCAAGGAGATCCGTTTCCGCCTGAAGATCGACGACCACGATTTCGAGGTGAAGAAGGGCCATGTGACCCGCTTCCTCAACGGCGGAGACAAGGTCAAGGTCACGATCATGCTGCGCGGCCGCGAACAGTCCCGTCCGATCGGTGGCGTCGAGCTGCTGCAGCGCTTGGCCGCCGACGTCGAGGAATTCGGCACGGTGGAATCCCAGCCGAAGCAGGAGGGCCGCAACATCATCATGACGTTGGCGCCCAAGGGCAAGAAGGTGCACACCCAGTCCGAGCAGCGTCGTCGCGGCGACCAGTCCCGCGCCGAACGCCAGGCCCGGCAGGCCGCGCGTCTTGCCGCCAAGCAGGAGGCCCAAGCCCAGGCCATGGCCGAGGCGAACGCCAAGATCGCACCCCAGACTTCCGAACAGAAGAACAACACCAAGGAGGGCAGCAATGCCGAAGATGAAAAGTAA